TCTTTGGGGAAATGTAAGTTCCTCTGACTGCACAGTTTGGGTTCCACCCATTGCAGGACTCCTGAGCCATACTGCAGAGTTCAAACCCCAGCTGTGCTCCGTGATGGTGTGACTTTGGTCAGATACTCTTTTTTTCTTGGACCTCAGCTGTACACGGGCGATTGAAGACACTACCCTAGCGGTGTGGGAGTGAAGACTGAATAAGACAATAGTCACAGGTAGAGCATGAGGGCCGCTGCCTATGTATACCAAGAGTGCCCAATAAAGTCACTGTAATTACCGTTCCTCTCATGGGGCTCTTCTCTCAGCAGGGAGATAATTGCCCTACTCTCAGGCTCACAGctgtcttttagtttgtttattctCTGTAGAcgtcatttttaaaagtttaaacattttatgtCTGTTTATTTTTGGTAGAGTGCCTGTAGTCacatacatggaggtcagagggcaacttgttgACGccaattctctccttttaccatgaaCAAACCCAGGTCATAAGGCATGGTGGCAAGTATCTTTATccactactcaggaggctgagcaggaggACCAAAAGTTTAAAGCCTGCCAAAGGTTATCAAACAAGtgccagaccagcctgggcaacttggtgagaccctgtctcaaaaagtacaGGGATTGGGAGCtgactctgtgggtaaagtgtttgctgccaagcatgaggacctgagttcagttccataGCACacagactgggggaggggggaagactGGACATGACCTTGcagtcctataatcccagcactgggaggcagacaggGGTGTCCTGGGGTGACAACTTGCAGGATGTATTTATTTGCAGTGCTGTGGACAGAAACCCTGGGCCTCAAtcgtgctaggcaagtgctgtgccttccagctacatccccagactACTTCATGTATTCATTATATACCCACATGTATTCCCAGTTTTCCCTATTGGATTAAGAATTCTCATGACCCAATCACTTAacgtatttttttttcttttctgaagtgctaggatggaacccagggattCTCACATGCCGGGCAAatgttccaccactgagctccATCTCTAGAGTCTGCCTACACTTCACCTCTTAATGGACATCAAGCTTCCAGACTGTGAGCTTCTGGGAAAGCTCTAGtagtgctttcttttatttaataatttatttttattttatgtccatttGTGTttacctgcatgaatgtctgtgtgagggtgtccaATTCCCTGAAATAgaagttatagacaattgtgagccactgtgtaggtgctgggaattggacctgggtcctctggaaaagcagccagtgcttttaaccactgagccatctctccagcccctatagtAGTACTTTCTCATCAGGACcgccagcctgcaaataatgatgtggagacttattactaattacaaaagctcagccttatcttaggctggttcctaactagttcttataatgtaaattaacccatattttttttaatctatgttcttccacaaggctcattacctcatctctgtcctgcccatcctgcttcctccacttCTGGCTAGCaacctgcctttcttcttctctgagtTCTCTTTTTACCCATAAGTCCCGCCTAtactctcctgcccagctattggctgttcagcttttttattatacCAACCATAGCAATACATCATCACAtggtgtacaaatatcccacaacagaaagCATTCACCGAAGATGTGACTTCTGTGTTGAATGCTGGCTGGAGTGAAGCTGTCTGGAGGGAGGTGTTGGCTTTGGAAGAGGATGCATTAGAACAGCAGACACGGTAGGTGAGGGAATCCAGGGAAGAAACCACACAAGCCAACAGGAAGATGGGGGGCACCTTTGGGGACTGGCTGGTTACCTAAGCAGGTTGCAGGGCATGGTGGGAGAGATTATTTTTAGAGGAGATGCCAGCATGGCTTGGGGTTCACAATGAGTTCACACAAGGTGGCAGTTTCCTTTCTGGTTCTCCGTAAGAGAACTGGTGCTAGTCTCTCACTCCATATTTGCTTACCTCTTTTATCTCTTGGCATGCCATGTgcaaatgtgtggtgtgtgcgtgctAGGCTAGGCtttctggccagtgagccccaggcatccccatctctgccttccagccctgaGATTACCAGTGTGTAAgcgtgtaccaccatgtctagcCGTGTTccatgggttctgaggactgaactcaagcTTTGTGCTTACTGACAAAGCCATCTCTCCTCCTGCCAAGCCGGACAATCTGAGTTGGATCCTCAGGGTGCACGTGCACACATAAGTaactgaaataaacatttttaagatttctttttaagtttgtgtgtgtgtgcctgggtgagTTTGTTATCCCACATGTATGAACGTGCCCAGGGAGACCAGagaagggtgttggatcccctgaagctgggactgcaggaggttgtgagcttcttgacgtgggtgctggaaactggacctaggtcctctgcaagagtggtgcggtggctaatcttggttgtcaacatgacacctgggaagagggactctcagctGAAGAATTATCTCTACCAGATTGGTCCATGGGCGGCtttttgattgctgattgatgtaggagggccagGCTCACTGTGGAAAGCAGCATCCCTGGGAAGAGGGCCTGAGCTTTGTAAGAAAGGTAGTTGAGGGCTagatgtggtggcgcacgcctttagtcccagcactcaggaggcagaggcaggtggatctctgagttcaaagccagcctggtcctcagagtgagttccaggccagttttgGTCTAGAtggtgagactctatctcaaaagaaaacaaacaaaacaaaacaaaacaaaaagaaaggtaagaaagGTGTTTGACTGAGCTGgtagcagcattcctccatggtctctgtttcagatcctgagttcctgccttggtttcccttaATGATGTaacctataagccaaataaaccctttccttcccaggttgcttttaatcatggtttttttgtttgtttgtttttgtttttctcacagcaacagtcTGGGACTGGGTTGGTTACCTCAAGAGAAGAGAGgtgtttgctgtttttattttacttattattttaggTACGTTTGTTGCAAGTGTGGAGGTTAAagaacaatttgcaggagtcagttttctcccccagccaagtgagttctaggaattgaactcaggttaccaggGGAACCTGGTGGGAAGTGCCTTAACCTGATGAGCCAAAGAAAGTgctaaaagttttgttttgttcatttggaaatactggggattgaacccaagaccttgtatatcctaagcaagtgctctataactgagctacatccctaatGCAGGAGAAGTTGTTATAAAGTAGCTTCGGctttcctggctttcttttacttcctttctcacctgtgtgtgtgtgtgtcgtctctgcctgtctttgtcagtcagtcagtcagtctctctctctgtctctctgtctctctgcctctctgtctctctgtctctctgtctctctctctctctctctctctcatgcatgtgcgagcgtgcgcgcgcgcacacacacgcacacgcacacgcacacgcacacgcacacacacagtgatGCTATCCTCTTTGAAGCCCTCACAAAAAGCCACAGCCAGCTTCACATTCTTGGACCTCCAGTACTGGAAACTAAACAAAGCTCTTTTCTTTACAAGTTCCCAGGCTAgggatattttgttacagcagcaacaacaacaaaaaccagactCATACACTGGGTGAAGATTCCGTCAGCAGAGGCTAGCCCATTTCAATCATATTCACTGTGGGGATGGGTAGTATAGTTGGAGATGGTGGAGTAAGTGGAGCCGTTCCTTCTTGCCCAGTGCCGCCTCCTGGAGTGGTTCCGGTGTCTGCTGGTCCACCGGCCGCGGCGGCTCATTTTATTCCATATGATGAACATCTGATTTTCCAAGACCTTCAGCTTCATCTCACTGAACAACAGCCGTTCGAGGACCTTACCATGGAGGGCGAAGCAATTATTCACTTTCTCAAACTCTTTGTTGTTCGTGGTAACGTCCTTAGGATTGACTTCTGGAGCCGGTTTTTCTGCCACCTCCTAAGAGCCCCATCAGAAGAAAAGAGTCAATTCATAATGACAATTCCTTCGAAGGCAGCACAGAACATTTGCTCCAggccaggttaattttatttttcatctttgagacagagtctcatttagcccaggatggcctggaactcactacatagcccaggataaccttggactcctcatcttcctgtctctacctctccagtgctggggttgcacatgcacacacctgcacgTCTAACTTATTCAGTGCTGGGGAGCGAACCCtctgggcttcatgcatgctaggctcCACCTACTGAGCTACGCTCCCAGCCCTCCAGGCCATTTTATCAATTCTCAGGCCTTCTGTCAAGGCTGGGAGAATTGGGATCCAGTGAGGGAAAGTCATTTTGTCATCACCCTACAGCCAACACTTCCTTTTCCAAAGGTCTAAGAGCCATGGTTGTCTTCATTTCATAGGAATGATCTGCTGGTTGCAGAAGACATAAAGCTCTGTgggttgacaagatggctcaatgggtaaaggttcTTGCCACCAAGTCGGACTGAGTCTgactcccaggacccacacagtggaaggagagagctgactcctgcagATTGTCATCCCAACATGCATCATGGCACAAGGTCACCCACAcccattaaagaaaaaatcaagATCATTGGCATAAATACGGACATGTCTGTCTCCAAAATCTTcattttccaatttctttctgaGCATTTTGCCAGAATCAGTAAAACCTGGTTTCTAGACATACTGTCAGCATTCAATCCTCACAAGTCCTCATGTGCCCTCCCCACAGTTTACAGTAACATTTTCCCCTTTGGATTAAGCTACAAACTACTGGTCTTTAAAAACTGtacacatttattcattcattcattcattcattcattcagcgtATGTGTGTATAAGTCAATTctaacttaggtcatcaggcttggtagcaagtgcctttagccactgagccatcttgccagcccaaacTGTTGGTCTTAAGAAATACCTtaccaggtggtggcacacacctttgatcccagcacttgggaggcagaggcaagaggatctctgcgTTTGAAACCAAcctgttccaggacaaccagagctgttacacagagaaactctgtctcaaaaaacaaaagaaagaaagaaagaaagaaagaaagaaagaaagaaagaaagaaagaaagaaaaagaaagaaaaggaaggaaggaaaactttAAAACTATTTCAAGATGGGATCCAGctcagttggtggactgtttgCTCTGTTTGCTTGGGGTTTGAACTCTAGCAGTATATAATCTAGGTGTGGAGAtgcttccatctccagcactcaggagatggaagcatgaggatcaggggttcaaagtcatctttgactacacagtgaattggaggtcaccctgggctacatgaaaccctacctcaaaaaacaaagtaaaaagatgtggggaaaaaaacagtaaatattACACCAAATTCCCACCTTTCTCATGtaaacttaagaaataaaataaagggtgGCCCGAGaagtggcttagtggttaagaacactggctgctctttccagaggccctgagttcaattcccagcacctacatggtggctcacaaccatctgcaatgagacctggtgtcctcttctgacatgcaggcgtATACACAGAGCACTcagactgaaaaaagaaaaaaatagagaatagttaaaaaaaagaaatcaaataaagcactgggggtgcagctcagtgggagAGTAAGGAGGGGGGATGAAGGGACAGCAGGAGAAGCAAGGAAGAAGAGGGCAGAAATTTCACAAATATAATTGAAATTTCTGTGAAGTTCTCCCCCTGGAGTTCCCTTCCTCCAAATAAGTTATAGTCCTGAATTTGGTATTTAGTGTTTTAATCATCTTCACTTTGCAAATGTACATTTggatggtgtgcatgtgtgtttgtatgccaGAATGTGTAAgagcatgtgtgttcatgtgtgaagaGGCCCCAGGctaatgttgggtgtcttcctcaactgctCTCCACCCTATGCATGAGGAAAAGTTCTCCCTGAACGCAAAGCTCACTGTGTTGGCTAGCCAGCCTATTCTGGGGATCCTCCATCTCCACCTGCTACAGGCTAGGATTACAGTCGGCCTCTACACCTacttgcttgtatgtatgtatgtatgtatgtatgtatgtatgtatgtatgtatgtattggtttttcaagacaggatctctctgtgtagctttgtagactgtggcctcgaactcacagagatctgcctgcctctgcatgtgccaccaccgcagGGCCCACCTACTTGCTTTTAAGTGGGTACTGGGCATCCAATTCCAGTCTTCACTTTTGCCAGCAAGTGCTTTGCCTACTGGGACATATCCCTAGCCCTCAGATGCcaccttttaatttaaaatgattttattttacttttagatttagaattatttactttatgtttgagtgttttgcctctgtgtatgtatgtacccaAGGAGATTGACagggggcattggatcccctggaactggaattatggatggctGAATCACCATATGAGTGCCTGTGGGCATTATTCCAGGCcattagatccctggaactggagttataagcaattgtaagccaccatgtaggtgctgggacccaaattcaggtcctctgcaaggacagcaagtgctcttaattactaaGCTATCACTCTAGCCCCAAatgattcttattttatgtgtatggtggttttgcctgcatgtatgtttgtgcaac
This DNA window, taken from Cricetulus griseus strain 17A/GY chromosome 2, alternate assembly CriGri-PICRH-1.0, whole genome shotgun sequence, encodes the following:
- the Tex46 gene encoding testis-expressed protein 46, with translation MLGDLIYLLRSFYGFLASSGTIGAVLAWLISFKPALFGFLFLLLLLSNWMVKHELSQAPSKPQMEVAEKPAPEVNPKDVTTNNKEFEKVNNCFALHGKVLERLLFSEMKLKVLENQMFIIWNKMSRRGRWTSRHRNHSRRRHWARRNGSTYSTISNYTTHPHSEYD